One window from the genome of Rhinolophus ferrumequinum isolate MPI-CBG mRhiFer1 chromosome 22, mRhiFer1_v1.p, whole genome shotgun sequence encodes:
- the CLK2 gene encoding dual specificity protein kinase CLK2 isoform X6 gives MFDWFDYHGHMCISFELLGLSTFDFLKDNNYLPYPIHQVRHMAVQLCQAVKFLHDNKLTHTDLKPENILFVNSDYELTYNLEKKRDERSVKSTAVRVVDFGSATFDHEHHSTIVSTRHYRAPEVILELGWSQPCDVWSIGCIIFEYYVGFTLFQTHDNREHLAMMERILGPIPSRMIRKTRKQKYFYRGHLDWDENTSAGRYVRENCKPLRRYLTSEAEEHHQLFDLIESMLEYEPAKRLSLGEALQHPFFARLRAEPPSAKLWDSSRDISR, from the exons ATGTTTGACTGGTTTGACTACCATGGCCACATGTGTATCTCCTTTGAGCTTCTGGGCCTTAGCACCTTCGATTTCCTCAAAGACAACAACTACCTGCCTTACCCCATCCACCAAGTGCGCCATATGGCCGTCCAGCTGTGCCAGGCCGTCAAGT TCCTCCATGATAACAAGCTGACACATACAGACCTCAAGCCTGAAAATATCTTGTTTGTGAATTCAGACTACGAGCTCACCTACAACCTCGAGAAG AAGCGAGACGAGCGCAGCGTGAAGAGCACGGCCGTCCGGGTGGTAGACTTCGGCAGCGCCACCTTTGATCATGAACACCACAGCACCATTGTCTCCACGCGCCATTACCGCGCGCCGGAGGTCATCCTCG AGCTGGGTTGGTCACAGCCCTGTGACGTGTGGAGCATAGGCTGTATCATCTTCGAGTACTATGTGGGCTTCACCCTCTTCCAA ACCCACGACAACAGAGAGCATCTCGCCATGATGGAAAGGATCTTGGGTCCCATCCCTTCCCGGATGATCCGAAAGACCAG gaagcagaaatatttttatcGGGGTCACCTGGATTGGGATGAGAACACATCAGCTGGGCGCTACGTTCGAGAAAACTGCAAACCACTGCGG CGGTATCTGACCTCAGAGGCAGAGGAACACCACCAGCTCTTCGATCTGATTGAAAGCATGCTAGAGTATGAACCTGCTAAGCGGCTGAGCTTGGGTGAAGCCCTTCAGCACCCTTTCTTCGCCCGCCTTCGGGCTGAGCCACCCAGCGCCAAGTTGTGGGACTCCAGTCGGGATATCAGTCGGTGA
- the CLK2 gene encoding dual specificity protein kinase CLK2 isoform X1, with protein sequence MPHPRRYHSSERGSRGSYHEHYRSRKHKRRRSRSWSSSSDRTRRRRREDSYHVRSRSSYDDRSSDRRAYDRRYCGSYRRNDYSRERAEAYYDADYRHSYEYHRENSSYRSQRSSRRKHRRRRRHSRTFSRSSSQHSSRRAKSVEDDAEGHLIYHVGDWLQERYEIVSTLGEGTFGRVVQCVDHRRGGARVALKIIKNVEKYKEAARLEINVLEKINEKDPDNKNLCVQMFDWFDYHGHMCISFELLGLSTFDFLKDNNYLPYPIHQVRHMAVQLCQAVKFLHDNKLTHTDLKPENILFVNSDYELTYNLEKKRDERSVKSTAVRVVDFGSATFDHEHHSTIVSTRHYRAPEVILELGWSQPCDVWSIGCIIFEYYVGFTLFQTHDNREHLAMMERILGPIPSRMIRKTRKQKYFYRGHLDWDENTSAGRYVRENCKPLRRYLTSEAEEHHQLFDLIESMLEYEPAKRLSLGEALQHPFFARLRAEPPSAKLWDSSRDISR encoded by the exons ATGCCCCATCCCCGAAGGTACCACTCCTCAGAGCGAGGCAGCCGGGGGAGTTACCATGAACACTACCGGAGCCGAAAGCATAAGAGGCGAAGAAGCCGCTCGTGGTCAAGTAGCAGTGACCGgacccggcggcggcggcgggaggaCAGCTACCATGTCCGTTCCCGGAG CAGCTATGATGACCGTTCATCAGACCGGAGAGCATATGACCGGCGGTACTGTGGCAGCTACAGGCGCAACGACTACAGCCGGGAGCGGGCCGAGGCCTACTATGACGCGGACTACCGCCATTCCTACGAGTACCACCGGGAGAACAGCAGCTATCGCAGCCAGCGCAGCAGCCGCAGGAAGCACAGGCGGCGGAGGCGGCACAGCCGGACATTCAGCCGCTCGTCTTCG CAGCACAGCAGCCGGAGAGCCAAGAGTGTAGAGGACGACGCTGAGGGCCACCTCATCTACCACGTCGGGGACTGGCTACAAGAGCGAT atgaAATTGTAAGCACCTTGGGAGAGGGGACCTTCGGCCGAGTTGTACAGTGTGTCGACCATCGCAG GGGCGGGGCTCGAGTTGCCCTGAAGATCATTAAGAACGTAGAAAAGTACAAGGAAGCAGCGCGACTTGAAATCAACGTGCTGGAGAAAATCAATGAGAAGGACCCTGACAACAAGAA cctctgtGTCCAGATGTTTGACTGGTTTGACTACCATGGCCACATGTGTATCTCCTTTGAGCTTCTGGGCCTTAGCACCTTCGATTTCCTCAAAGACAACAACTACCTGCCTTACCCCATCCACCAAGTGCGCCATATGGCCGTCCAGCTGTGCCAGGCCGTCAAGT TCCTCCATGATAACAAGCTGACACATACAGACCTCAAGCCTGAAAATATCTTGTTTGTGAATTCAGACTACGAGCTCACCTACAACCTCGAGAAG AAGCGAGACGAGCGCAGCGTGAAGAGCACGGCCGTCCGGGTGGTAGACTTCGGCAGCGCCACCTTTGATCATGAACACCACAGCACCATTGTCTCCACGCGCCATTACCGCGCGCCGGAGGTCATCCTCG AGCTGGGTTGGTCACAGCCCTGTGACGTGTGGAGCATAGGCTGTATCATCTTCGAGTACTATGTGGGCTTCACCCTCTTCCAA ACCCACGACAACAGAGAGCATCTCGCCATGATGGAAAGGATCTTGGGTCCCATCCCTTCCCGGATGATCCGAAAGACCAG gaagcagaaatatttttatcGGGGTCACCTGGATTGGGATGAGAACACATCAGCTGGGCGCTACGTTCGAGAAAACTGCAAACCACTGCGG CGGTATCTGACCTCAGAGGCAGAGGAACACCACCAGCTCTTCGATCTGATTGAAAGCATGCTAGAGTATGAACCTGCTAAGCGGCTGAGCTTGGGTGAAGCCCTTCAGCACCCTTTCTTCGCCCGCCTTCGGGCTGAGCCACCCAGCGCCAAGTTGTGGGACTCCAGTCGGGATATCAGTCGGTGA
- the CLK2 gene encoding dual specificity protein kinase CLK2 isoform X2 produces MPHPRRYHSSERGSRGSYHEHYRSRKHKRRRSRSWSSSSDRTRRRRREDSYHVRSRSSYDDRSSDRRAYDRRYCGSYRRNDYSRERAEAYYDADYRHSYEYHRENSSYRSQRSSRRKHRRRRRHSRTFSRSSSHSSRRAKSVEDDAEGHLIYHVGDWLQERYEIVSTLGEGTFGRVVQCVDHRRGGARVALKIIKNVEKYKEAARLEINVLEKINEKDPDNKNLCVQMFDWFDYHGHMCISFELLGLSTFDFLKDNNYLPYPIHQVRHMAVQLCQAVKFLHDNKLTHTDLKPENILFVNSDYELTYNLEKKRDERSVKSTAVRVVDFGSATFDHEHHSTIVSTRHYRAPEVILELGWSQPCDVWSIGCIIFEYYVGFTLFQTHDNREHLAMMERILGPIPSRMIRKTRKQKYFYRGHLDWDENTSAGRYVRENCKPLRRYLTSEAEEHHQLFDLIESMLEYEPAKRLSLGEALQHPFFARLRAEPPSAKLWDSSRDISR; encoded by the exons ATGCCCCATCCCCGAAGGTACCACTCCTCAGAGCGAGGCAGCCGGGGGAGTTACCATGAACACTACCGGAGCCGAAAGCATAAGAGGCGAAGAAGCCGCTCGTGGTCAAGTAGCAGTGACCGgacccggcggcggcggcgggaggaCAGCTACCATGTCCGTTCCCGGAG CAGCTATGATGACCGTTCATCAGACCGGAGAGCATATGACCGGCGGTACTGTGGCAGCTACAGGCGCAACGACTACAGCCGGGAGCGGGCCGAGGCCTACTATGACGCGGACTACCGCCATTCCTACGAGTACCACCGGGAGAACAGCAGCTATCGCAGCCAGCGCAGCAGCCGCAGGAAGCACAGGCGGCGGAGGCGGCACAGCCGGACATTCAGCCGCTCGTCTTCG CACAGCAGCCGGAGAGCCAAGAGTGTAGAGGACGACGCTGAGGGCCACCTCATCTACCACGTCGGGGACTGGCTACAAGAGCGAT atgaAATTGTAAGCACCTTGGGAGAGGGGACCTTCGGCCGAGTTGTACAGTGTGTCGACCATCGCAG GGGCGGGGCTCGAGTTGCCCTGAAGATCATTAAGAACGTAGAAAAGTACAAGGAAGCAGCGCGACTTGAAATCAACGTGCTGGAGAAAATCAATGAGAAGGACCCTGACAACAAGAA cctctgtGTCCAGATGTTTGACTGGTTTGACTACCATGGCCACATGTGTATCTCCTTTGAGCTTCTGGGCCTTAGCACCTTCGATTTCCTCAAAGACAACAACTACCTGCCTTACCCCATCCACCAAGTGCGCCATATGGCCGTCCAGCTGTGCCAGGCCGTCAAGT TCCTCCATGATAACAAGCTGACACATACAGACCTCAAGCCTGAAAATATCTTGTTTGTGAATTCAGACTACGAGCTCACCTACAACCTCGAGAAG AAGCGAGACGAGCGCAGCGTGAAGAGCACGGCCGTCCGGGTGGTAGACTTCGGCAGCGCCACCTTTGATCATGAACACCACAGCACCATTGTCTCCACGCGCCATTACCGCGCGCCGGAGGTCATCCTCG AGCTGGGTTGGTCACAGCCCTGTGACGTGTGGAGCATAGGCTGTATCATCTTCGAGTACTATGTGGGCTTCACCCTCTTCCAA ACCCACGACAACAGAGAGCATCTCGCCATGATGGAAAGGATCTTGGGTCCCATCCCTTCCCGGATGATCCGAAAGACCAG gaagcagaaatatttttatcGGGGTCACCTGGATTGGGATGAGAACACATCAGCTGGGCGCTACGTTCGAGAAAACTGCAAACCACTGCGG CGGTATCTGACCTCAGAGGCAGAGGAACACCACCAGCTCTTCGATCTGATTGAAAGCATGCTAGAGTATGAACCTGCTAAGCGGCTGAGCTTGGGTGAAGCCCTTCAGCACCCTTTCTTCGCCCGCCTTCGGGCTGAGCCACCCAGCGCCAAGTTGTGGGACTCCAGTCGGGATATCAGTCGGTGA
- the CLK2 gene encoding dual specificity protein kinase CLK2 isoform X4, whose amino-acid sequence MPHPRRYHSSERGSRGSYHEHYRSRKHKRRRSRSWSSSSDRTRRRRREDSYHVRSRSYDDRSSDRRAYDRRYCGSYRRNDYSRERAEAYYDADYRHSYEYHRENSSYRSQRSSRRKHRRRRRHSRTFSRSSSHSSRRAKSVEDDAEGHLIYHVGDWLQERYEIVSTLGEGTFGRVVQCVDHRRGGARVALKIIKNVEKYKEAARLEINVLEKINEKDPDNKNLCVQMFDWFDYHGHMCISFELLGLSTFDFLKDNNYLPYPIHQVRHMAVQLCQAVKFLHDNKLTHTDLKPENILFVNSDYELTYNLEKKRDERSVKSTAVRVVDFGSATFDHEHHSTIVSTRHYRAPEVILELGWSQPCDVWSIGCIIFEYYVGFTLFQTHDNREHLAMMERILGPIPSRMIRKTRKQKYFYRGHLDWDENTSAGRYVRENCKPLRRYLTSEAEEHHQLFDLIESMLEYEPAKRLSLGEALQHPFFARLRAEPPSAKLWDSSRDISR is encoded by the exons ATGCCCCATCCCCGAAGGTACCACTCCTCAGAGCGAGGCAGCCGGGGGAGTTACCATGAACACTACCGGAGCCGAAAGCATAAGAGGCGAAGAAGCCGCTCGTGGTCAAGTAGCAGTGACCGgacccggcggcggcggcgggaggaCAGCTACCATGTCCGTTCCCGGAG CTATGATGACCGTTCATCAGACCGGAGAGCATATGACCGGCGGTACTGTGGCAGCTACAGGCGCAACGACTACAGCCGGGAGCGGGCCGAGGCCTACTATGACGCGGACTACCGCCATTCCTACGAGTACCACCGGGAGAACAGCAGCTATCGCAGCCAGCGCAGCAGCCGCAGGAAGCACAGGCGGCGGAGGCGGCACAGCCGGACATTCAGCCGCTCGTCTTCG CACAGCAGCCGGAGAGCCAAGAGTGTAGAGGACGACGCTGAGGGCCACCTCATCTACCACGTCGGGGACTGGCTACAAGAGCGAT atgaAATTGTAAGCACCTTGGGAGAGGGGACCTTCGGCCGAGTTGTACAGTGTGTCGACCATCGCAG GGGCGGGGCTCGAGTTGCCCTGAAGATCATTAAGAACGTAGAAAAGTACAAGGAAGCAGCGCGACTTGAAATCAACGTGCTGGAGAAAATCAATGAGAAGGACCCTGACAACAAGAA cctctgtGTCCAGATGTTTGACTGGTTTGACTACCATGGCCACATGTGTATCTCCTTTGAGCTTCTGGGCCTTAGCACCTTCGATTTCCTCAAAGACAACAACTACCTGCCTTACCCCATCCACCAAGTGCGCCATATGGCCGTCCAGCTGTGCCAGGCCGTCAAGT TCCTCCATGATAACAAGCTGACACATACAGACCTCAAGCCTGAAAATATCTTGTTTGTGAATTCAGACTACGAGCTCACCTACAACCTCGAGAAG AAGCGAGACGAGCGCAGCGTGAAGAGCACGGCCGTCCGGGTGGTAGACTTCGGCAGCGCCACCTTTGATCATGAACACCACAGCACCATTGTCTCCACGCGCCATTACCGCGCGCCGGAGGTCATCCTCG AGCTGGGTTGGTCACAGCCCTGTGACGTGTGGAGCATAGGCTGTATCATCTTCGAGTACTATGTGGGCTTCACCCTCTTCCAA ACCCACGACAACAGAGAGCATCTCGCCATGATGGAAAGGATCTTGGGTCCCATCCCTTCCCGGATGATCCGAAAGACCAG gaagcagaaatatttttatcGGGGTCACCTGGATTGGGATGAGAACACATCAGCTGGGCGCTACGTTCGAGAAAACTGCAAACCACTGCGG CGGTATCTGACCTCAGAGGCAGAGGAACACCACCAGCTCTTCGATCTGATTGAAAGCATGCTAGAGTATGAACCTGCTAAGCGGCTGAGCTTGGGTGAAGCCCTTCAGCACCCTTTCTTCGCCCGCCTTCGGGCTGAGCCACCCAGCGCCAAGTTGTGGGACTCCAGTCGGGATATCAGTCGGTGA
- the CLK2 gene encoding dual specificity protein kinase CLK2 isoform X3, protein MPHPRRYHSSERGSRGSYHEHYRSRKHKRRRSRSWSSSSDRTRRRRREDSYHVRSRSYDDRSSDRRAYDRRYCGSYRRNDYSRERAEAYYDADYRHSYEYHRENSSYRSQRSSRRKHRRRRRHSRTFSRSSSQHSSRRAKSVEDDAEGHLIYHVGDWLQERYEIVSTLGEGTFGRVVQCVDHRRGGARVALKIIKNVEKYKEAARLEINVLEKINEKDPDNKNLCVQMFDWFDYHGHMCISFELLGLSTFDFLKDNNYLPYPIHQVRHMAVQLCQAVKFLHDNKLTHTDLKPENILFVNSDYELTYNLEKKRDERSVKSTAVRVVDFGSATFDHEHHSTIVSTRHYRAPEVILELGWSQPCDVWSIGCIIFEYYVGFTLFQTHDNREHLAMMERILGPIPSRMIRKTRKQKYFYRGHLDWDENTSAGRYVRENCKPLRRYLTSEAEEHHQLFDLIESMLEYEPAKRLSLGEALQHPFFARLRAEPPSAKLWDSSRDISR, encoded by the exons ATGCCCCATCCCCGAAGGTACCACTCCTCAGAGCGAGGCAGCCGGGGGAGTTACCATGAACACTACCGGAGCCGAAAGCATAAGAGGCGAAGAAGCCGCTCGTGGTCAAGTAGCAGTGACCGgacccggcggcggcggcgggaggaCAGCTACCATGTCCGTTCCCGGAG CTATGATGACCGTTCATCAGACCGGAGAGCATATGACCGGCGGTACTGTGGCAGCTACAGGCGCAACGACTACAGCCGGGAGCGGGCCGAGGCCTACTATGACGCGGACTACCGCCATTCCTACGAGTACCACCGGGAGAACAGCAGCTATCGCAGCCAGCGCAGCAGCCGCAGGAAGCACAGGCGGCGGAGGCGGCACAGCCGGACATTCAGCCGCTCGTCTTCG CAGCACAGCAGCCGGAGAGCCAAGAGTGTAGAGGACGACGCTGAGGGCCACCTCATCTACCACGTCGGGGACTGGCTACAAGAGCGAT atgaAATTGTAAGCACCTTGGGAGAGGGGACCTTCGGCCGAGTTGTACAGTGTGTCGACCATCGCAG GGGCGGGGCTCGAGTTGCCCTGAAGATCATTAAGAACGTAGAAAAGTACAAGGAAGCAGCGCGACTTGAAATCAACGTGCTGGAGAAAATCAATGAGAAGGACCCTGACAACAAGAA cctctgtGTCCAGATGTTTGACTGGTTTGACTACCATGGCCACATGTGTATCTCCTTTGAGCTTCTGGGCCTTAGCACCTTCGATTTCCTCAAAGACAACAACTACCTGCCTTACCCCATCCACCAAGTGCGCCATATGGCCGTCCAGCTGTGCCAGGCCGTCAAGT TCCTCCATGATAACAAGCTGACACATACAGACCTCAAGCCTGAAAATATCTTGTTTGTGAATTCAGACTACGAGCTCACCTACAACCTCGAGAAG AAGCGAGACGAGCGCAGCGTGAAGAGCACGGCCGTCCGGGTGGTAGACTTCGGCAGCGCCACCTTTGATCATGAACACCACAGCACCATTGTCTCCACGCGCCATTACCGCGCGCCGGAGGTCATCCTCG AGCTGGGTTGGTCACAGCCCTGTGACGTGTGGAGCATAGGCTGTATCATCTTCGAGTACTATGTGGGCTTCACCCTCTTCCAA ACCCACGACAACAGAGAGCATCTCGCCATGATGGAAAGGATCTTGGGTCCCATCCCTTCCCGGATGATCCGAAAGACCAG gaagcagaaatatttttatcGGGGTCACCTGGATTGGGATGAGAACACATCAGCTGGGCGCTACGTTCGAGAAAACTGCAAACCACTGCGG CGGTATCTGACCTCAGAGGCAGAGGAACACCACCAGCTCTTCGATCTGATTGAAAGCATGCTAGAGTATGAACCTGCTAAGCGGCTGAGCTTGGGTGAAGCCCTTCAGCACCCTTTCTTCGCCCGCCTTCGGGCTGAGCCACCCAGCGCCAAGTTGTGGGACTCCAGTCGGGATATCAGTCGGTGA
- the CLK2 gene encoding dual specificity protein kinase CLK2 isoform X5: MPHPRRYHSSERGSRGSYHEHYRSRKHKRRRSRSWSSSSDRTRRRRREDSYHVRSRSSYDDRSSDRRAYDRRYCGSYRRNDYSRERAEAYYDADYRHSYEYHRENSSYRSQRSSRRKHRRRRRHSRTFSRSSSQHSSRRAKSVEDDAEGHLIYHVGDWLQERYEIVSTLGEGTFGRVVQCVDHRRGGARVALKIIKNVEKYKEAARLEINVLEKINEKDPDNKNLCVQMFDWFDYHGHMCISFELLGLSTFDFLKDNNYLPYPIHQVRHMAVQLCQAVKFLHDNKLTHTDLKPENILFVNSDYELTYNLEKKRDERSVKSTAVRVVDFGSATFDHEHHSTIVSTRHYRAPEVILELGWSQPCDVWSIGCIIFEYYVGFTLFQTHDNREHLAMMERILGPIPSRMIRKTRWGNKGIIPREEPPDSSTSPSPLGSRNIFIGVTWIGMRTHQLGATFEKTANHCGGI; the protein is encoded by the exons ATGCCCCATCCCCGAAGGTACCACTCCTCAGAGCGAGGCAGCCGGGGGAGTTACCATGAACACTACCGGAGCCGAAAGCATAAGAGGCGAAGAAGCCGCTCGTGGTCAAGTAGCAGTGACCGgacccggcggcggcggcgggaggaCAGCTACCATGTCCGTTCCCGGAG CAGCTATGATGACCGTTCATCAGACCGGAGAGCATATGACCGGCGGTACTGTGGCAGCTACAGGCGCAACGACTACAGCCGGGAGCGGGCCGAGGCCTACTATGACGCGGACTACCGCCATTCCTACGAGTACCACCGGGAGAACAGCAGCTATCGCAGCCAGCGCAGCAGCCGCAGGAAGCACAGGCGGCGGAGGCGGCACAGCCGGACATTCAGCCGCTCGTCTTCG CAGCACAGCAGCCGGAGAGCCAAGAGTGTAGAGGACGACGCTGAGGGCCACCTCATCTACCACGTCGGGGACTGGCTACAAGAGCGAT atgaAATTGTAAGCACCTTGGGAGAGGGGACCTTCGGCCGAGTTGTACAGTGTGTCGACCATCGCAG GGGCGGGGCTCGAGTTGCCCTGAAGATCATTAAGAACGTAGAAAAGTACAAGGAAGCAGCGCGACTTGAAATCAACGTGCTGGAGAAAATCAATGAGAAGGACCCTGACAACAAGAA cctctgtGTCCAGATGTTTGACTGGTTTGACTACCATGGCCACATGTGTATCTCCTTTGAGCTTCTGGGCCTTAGCACCTTCGATTTCCTCAAAGACAACAACTACCTGCCTTACCCCATCCACCAAGTGCGCCATATGGCCGTCCAGCTGTGCCAGGCCGTCAAGT TCCTCCATGATAACAAGCTGACACATACAGACCTCAAGCCTGAAAATATCTTGTTTGTGAATTCAGACTACGAGCTCACCTACAACCTCGAGAAG AAGCGAGACGAGCGCAGCGTGAAGAGCACGGCCGTCCGGGTGGTAGACTTCGGCAGCGCCACCTTTGATCATGAACACCACAGCACCATTGTCTCCACGCGCCATTACCGCGCGCCGGAGGTCATCCTCG AGCTGGGTTGGTCACAGCCCTGTGACGTGTGGAGCATAGGCTGTATCATCTTCGAGTACTATGTGGGCTTCACCCTCTTCCAA ACCCACGACAACAGAGAGCATCTCGCCATGATGGAAAGGATCTTGGGTCCCATCCCTTCCCGGATGATCCGAAAGACCAG ATGGGGGAATAAGGGAATTATCCCACGAGAGGAACCTCCTGATTCCTcaacctccccttcccctctaggaagcagaaatatttttatcGGGGTCACCTGGATTGGGATGAGAACACATCAGCTGGGCGCTACGTTCGAGAAAACTGCAAACCACTGCGG CGGTATCTGA